The Pseudomonas pergaminensis nucleotide sequence ATGGCGCAAGGTCACCGAGGCGGTATTCGTGTTCGTCGCCATCGATGGCAGCGGTCGCACGCGTTCGGTGCCGTCGCGCGCACGTTAAACCTCACCGGGTTTTAACGGTCAATTGCCCCATTGCCTGCCATAAAGAGTGCTTTGTTATGCCGACGCCCCACGTTGAAACCGTGAAAATCGACGAGCTGGATTGCTGGCGCATCCGCCACAACGGCGCCGAGCTGATGGTGGCCCAACAGGGCGCGCATATCTTCAGTTACCAGCGCGCCGGCGAGCAGCCGCTGATCTGGCCGAATCCTCAAGCGGTGTTCAAACAGGGCAAGGGCATTCGTACCGGCGTACCGGTGTGCTGGCCGTGGTTTGGCGTGTTTGACCGTAACCCGCAGAGCGTGAAGGCGATGCGCCAGAGCGAGCAACCAGCCGGCGCCCACGGCTTTGTGCGCACCGCGTTGTGGGAATTGGCCGCGACCGAGCTTGAAGGTGAAGCGCTACGCGTGGACCTGGTACTGCCGGTGCCGGCAGGCGGCTTTCCTGGCTGGCCCCATCACGTTGACCTGACACTGAGCCTGCTGCTGGATGAGCAACTGCATATCCGCCTGACCAGCCACAACCGTGGCACCGACACCGTCACCCTCAGCCAGGCGCTGCACACCTACTTCGCTGTAAGCGATGTGCGCAATGTGCAGGTCGAAGGACTGGACGGGCATGCCTATATCGACACCGCCGATGGTTGGACCGAAAAGACACAATCCGGCCTGCTGCATTTCACCGCCGAGACTGATCGCATCTACCTCGATACGCCGTCCCAGCTGAATATTGTCGACAAAGACTGGCGCCGTTGCATTCAGCTCACTGCCGAGGGTTCGAAATCGACAGTGATCTGGAACCCATGGACCGAACGCGCCAAGGCGTTTGATGACATGGCCGATGATGGGTGGACAGGCATGTTGTGCATCGAAACGGCGAATGTACTCGACGATGTGGTGGTGTTGGCGCCAAGTGAAAGGCACACACTGCAGGTAAGCATCACTGCCAAACCCTCGTAAACGTCACGGCTGACGTCCGGGACACGGGGTACGATGACATTACTATGTAGGTCCGTATGCCAGAACAGCCTCGCTAAAGTGCGAAAACCGCATCTTATAGCAGAGGCAACACGATGGCCCCCTCTCCCCAGGAAGTACTGCAACAGCCCCCCGCCGACGTGGCCGAACTCATGGCCACGTGCAATAACACACTTATCGCGACACTTAACGCTCAGCCCTCACTGACCTTTTGCGCAAACAAGCAGGTATTGGAAGAGATCAACGGATTGTTTGATCGTTACTCAACCCAACACATCTACCTGAAATCCCCAGAAGACACCTTGACTGACCCGCCCACTGAGCACGACAGGGCATTGATAACCCTAGTAAATGACGCCTTGCATCAATGTCGAACTCCGGATTATTACAGCCCGCGTCATGACTTCTATATCTATAAAAAAAACACATTCACTCGGCTCGACGACACAAGCCAGCTAACCATCAGAACCCTGATAAATACCTTGCTGGAACCTGACTATTATCTGAATAGCCTCAATCGATACTGGAACGCCACTCGCAGCGCAACCGAGCAAACCAATCAAAGCTTCATCGCTAAAACCGTCGCGCGGCTGATTCAGTGCGAGGCATCATTGAGATTTGAAACAGCCTCACTTGAGCCCGCAAGCGTTGCACTGGTACGGCAACTGAATACAGCCACCTCGCCCGAAACTCTAAATATCTTTCACCTCAGCTTGCAAGATACAACGCAGACCGACGGCATTCCGCTGGTCGGGGCATTCGCCATCAGCACATGGCCACCGGTCGAACACTCAACCGTCAACCCCACGGTGCTCTACCTGCCAGGCCAACGTCTGGCTGAATTTTCCAGCCCGACGGCGCTGAAAACGCATCTAAGGGAGCGGCTTAAAAACGTAAATGGGCGTCAGCAACTGCTGATCAGCGTTGCTCATCGTCAACATTCGGCATTCGAAGGCCTGACGCAAAGAGCCAGCCAGGATGGGAGCGTCAACCTGCTTCCTGTCACTGCCGTCGAGGATTTTTTCGAGCATCAGATCAGCCTGCTCATCACCAAGCAACGCCAGGATATCGAACATCACTGGTCCGTCAGCCGCAGCGCCCAG carries:
- a CDS encoding D-hexose-6-phosphate mutarotase; its protein translation is MPTPHVETVKIDELDCWRIRHNGAELMVAQQGAHIFSYQRAGEQPLIWPNPQAVFKQGKGIRTGVPVCWPWFGVFDRNPQSVKAMRQSEQPAGAHGFVRTALWELAATELEGEALRVDLVLPVPAGGFPGWPHHVDLTLSLLLDEQLHIRLTSHNRGTDTVTLSQALHTYFAVSDVRNVQVEGLDGHAYIDTADGWTEKTQSGLLHFTAETDRIYLDTPSQLNIVDKDWRRCIQLTAEGSKSTVIWNPWTERAKAFDDMADDGWTGMLCIETANVLDDVVVLAPSERHTLQVSITAKPS